A genomic window from Bradyrhizobium lupini includes:
- the denD gene encoding D-erythronate dehydrogenase: protein MHILVLGAAGMVGRKLCERLSRDGRLGKSDITKLTMHDVVEPKAPERAGFAVETVSSDFAVPGAAEKLIAGRPDVIFHLAAIVSGEAELDFDKGYRINLDGTRMLLDAVRLAGGGYKPRVVFTSSIAVFGAPFPDAIGDEFFHTPLLSYGTQKAIGELLLADYSRRGFLDGIGIRLPTICIRPGLPNKAASGFFSNILREPLAGKEAVLPVSEDVRHWHATPRSAVGFLLHAGTMDLAAVGPRRNLTMPGLSATVGEQIAALKRVAGDKVAARIKREPDPFIVGIVGGWPRNFNAKRSLELGFTTAEKTFDDIIRIHIEDELGGNFVA from the coding sequence TTGCACATTCTGGTTCTGGGCGCCGCCGGCATGGTCGGCCGCAAATTGTGCGAACGGTTGTCGCGCGACGGCCGGCTCGGCAAGAGCGACATCACCAAGCTGACCATGCATGACGTGGTCGAGCCGAAGGCGCCCGAAAGAGCCGGTTTTGCCGTCGAGACCGTGTCGAGCGATTTCGCCGTGCCGGGTGCGGCCGAAAAGCTGATCGCCGGCCGTCCGGACGTGATCTTTCATCTCGCCGCGATCGTCTCGGGCGAAGCCGAGCTCGATTTCGACAAGGGCTACCGCATCAATCTCGACGGCACGCGAATGCTGCTCGATGCCGTCAGGCTTGCAGGCGGCGGCTACAAGCCGCGCGTGGTCTTCACGTCCTCGATCGCGGTGTTCGGCGCGCCGTTCCCCGATGCGATCGGCGACGAGTTCTTCCACACGCCGCTTCTGAGCTACGGTACGCAGAAGGCGATCGGCGAATTACTGCTGGCCGACTATTCCCGCCGCGGCTTCCTCGATGGCATCGGCATCCGCCTGCCGACCATCTGCATCAGGCCCGGCCTGCCCAACAAGGCGGCATCGGGCTTCTTCTCCAACATCCTGCGCGAGCCGCTGGCCGGCAAGGAAGCGGTTCTTCCCGTGTCCGAGGACGTCCGCCACTGGCATGCCACGCCGCGCTCCGCCGTCGGCTTCCTGCTGCATGCCGGCACCATGGACCTCGCCGCGGTGGGGCCGCGCCGTAATTTGACCATGCCGGGCCTGTCGGCGACGGTTGGCGAGCAGATCGCTGCGCTGAAGCGCGTCGCCGGCGACAAGGTCGCCGCCCGCATCAAGCGGGAGCCCGATCCCTTTATCGTCGGCATCGTCGGCGGCTGGCCGCGCAACTTCAATGCAAAGCGGTCGCTCGAGCTCGGCTTCACCACTGCCGAGAAGACTTTCGACGACATCATCCGCATTCACATCGAAGACGAGCTCGGCGGCAATTTCGTCGCCTGA
- a CDS encoding ABC transporter substrate-binding protein has translation MSDFDRRSVLKVGLGGAALLAGPGIVPVRAAEWTNTPEPNASIRVLRWKQFIQAEFDKFAEQTKAFSEKTGVKIKLEAESWEDIRPKAAVAANVGAGPDLIIGTLDDPHKFPEKLIDMTDVADYLGAQYGGWYPVAERYGKKGNSWIAIPQGATGGCLNYRVSHVKAAGFDEFPKDTAGFLKLCQALKKNNTPAGFALGHATGDANGWCQWALWAFGGKVVNEKNEVVIDSPETIAALEYVKQLYETFIPGVLSWNDSNNNKAFLNGELSLTLNGISIWTVGKNSTDPKQQEIAKDMNHAPMPIGPVGVSTEQQNVLVYYGYKHSKYPKAVKEYIKFMMDKANYDAWEVSSNGYVSPPLPAYNDNPVWTSDPKITPYRDCLKRCRDNGYAGDLGYASAAVMGDFVVVDMFAEAASGSVTPKAAAARAAERAKRYYQV, from the coding sequence ATGAGCGATTTCGACAGGCGAAGTGTGCTTAAAGTCGGTCTGGGCGGCGCGGCGCTGCTGGCCGGCCCGGGCATTGTCCCGGTACGCGCGGCGGAGTGGACCAACACGCCCGAGCCGAACGCTTCCATCCGCGTCTTGCGCTGGAAGCAGTTCATTCAGGCCGAGTTCGACAAATTCGCCGAGCAGACCAAGGCGTTCTCCGAGAAGACCGGCGTCAAGATCAAGCTCGAGGCCGAGAGCTGGGAGGACATCCGCCCCAAAGCCGCGGTCGCCGCCAATGTCGGCGCCGGTCCCGACCTGATCATCGGAACGCTCGATGATCCCCACAAATTCCCGGAAAAGCTGATCGACATGACTGACGTCGCCGACTATCTCGGCGCGCAGTATGGCGGCTGGTACCCGGTTGCCGAACGCTACGGCAAGAAGGGCAACAGCTGGATCGCCATTCCGCAGGGCGCGACCGGCGGCTGCCTGAACTATCGCGTTAGCCACGTGAAGGCCGCCGGCTTCGATGAATTTCCCAAGGACACTGCCGGCTTCCTCAAGCTCTGCCAGGCGCTGAAGAAGAACAACACGCCGGCCGGCTTCGCGCTCGGCCACGCCACGGGTGACGCCAACGGCTGGTGCCAGTGGGCGCTGTGGGCCTTCGGCGGCAAAGTCGTCAATGAAAAGAACGAGGTCGTGATCGACTCGCCGGAGACGATCGCCGCGCTCGAATACGTCAAGCAGCTCTACGAGACCTTCATCCCCGGCGTGCTGTCGTGGAACGACTCGAACAACAACAAGGCGTTCCTCAACGGCGAGCTCAGCCTGACGCTGAACGGCATCTCTATCTGGACCGTCGGAAAGAACTCGACCGATCCGAAGCAGCAGGAGATCGCCAAGGACATGAACCACGCGCCGATGCCGATCGGTCCGGTCGGCGTGTCGACCGAGCAGCAGAACGTGCTGGTTTATTACGGCTACAAGCACTCGAAGTATCCGAAGGCGGTCAAGGAATACATCAAGTTCATGATGGACAAGGCGAACTACGACGCCTGGGAGGTCTCCTCCAACGGCTACGTGTCGCCGCCGCTTCCGGCCTACAACGACAACCCGGTGTGGACGTCGGATCCGAAGATCACGCCGTATCGCGACTGCCTGAAGCGCTGCCGCGACAACGGCTATGCCGGCGACCTCGGCTATGCCTCGGCCGCCGTGATGGGCGACTTCGTCGTCGTCGACATGTTCGCCGAGGCGGCGTCGGGCTCCGTGACGCCGAAGGCGGCAGCCGCACGCGCAGCCGAGCGCGCCAAGCGCTACTATCAGGTCTGA
- a CDS encoding ABC transporter ATP-binding protein, producing the protein MSSVQIRDVRKSFGNFEVLHGVSIPIEDGQFVVLVGPSGCGKSTLLRMLAGLENITSGTISIGDRVVNNVQPKERDIAMVFQNYALYPHMTVGENMGFSMKLRGESTEEINKRVKRAAEILALSPLLERYPRQLSGGQRQRVAMGRAIVRDPQVFLFDEPLSNLDAKLRVAMRTEIKELHQRLKTTTVYVTHDQIEAMTMADKIVVMHDGIVEQMGTPLELYDKPENQFVAGFIGSPSMNFLKGHVRVNGVAIFEGPNGVKLPLRNAPAASDGRPVVYGVRPEHFTIADDGADAEIVVVEPTGSETQVFAKLGGEQVVAVFRERHQFNPGDKVKLKPDPSVIHLFDEATGKRV; encoded by the coding sequence ATGTCGTCTGTGCAAATCCGCGACGTGCGGAAATCGTTCGGCAATTTTGAAGTCCTGCACGGCGTTTCGATTCCGATCGAGGACGGCCAGTTCGTTGTCCTGGTTGGCCCCTCCGGCTGCGGCAAGTCGACGCTTCTGCGCATGCTCGCCGGTCTCGAGAACATCACCTCAGGCACGATCTCGATCGGCGACCGCGTCGTCAACAATGTCCAGCCCAAGGAGCGGGACATTGCGATGGTGTTCCAGAACTACGCGCTCTATCCGCACATGACGGTCGGCGAGAACATGGGCTTCTCGATGAAGCTGCGGGGCGAGAGCACCGAAGAGATCAACAAGCGCGTCAAGCGCGCCGCCGAGATCCTGGCACTGTCGCCGCTGCTCGAACGCTATCCGCGCCAGCTCTCCGGCGGCCAGCGCCAGCGCGTCGCCATGGGCCGCGCCATCGTGCGCGATCCGCAGGTGTTCCTGTTCGACGAGCCCTTGTCGAACCTCGACGCCAAGCTGCGCGTCGCGATGCGCACCGAGATCAAGGAGCTGCACCAGCGGCTGAAGACCACGACGGTCTACGTCACCCACGATCAGATCGAGGCCATGACCATGGCCGATAAAATCGTGGTCATGCATGACGGCATCGTCGAGCAGATGGGTACGCCGCTCGAGCTCTACGACAAGCCCGAGAACCAGTTCGTCGCCGGCTTTATCGGCTCGCCGTCCATGAACTTCCTGAAGGGTCATGTGCGGGTCAACGGCGTTGCGATCTTCGAGGGGCCGAATGGCGTCAAGCTGCCGCTCAGGAACGCGCCGGCGGCGTCCGACGGGCGTCCTGTCGTTTACGGCGTGCGTCCCGAGCATTTCACCATCGCTGACGACGGCGCCGATGCCGAGATCGTCGTGGTCGAGCCGACCGGCTCGGAAACGCAGGTGTTTGCGAAGCTCGGTGGTGAGCAGGTCGTCGCGGTCTTCCGCGAACGTCACCAGTTCAACCCGGGCGACAAGGTCAAGCTGAAGCCCGATCCTTCCGTGATTCATCTGTTCGACGAGGCGACGGGCAAACGCGTATAG
- a CDS encoding LacI family DNA-binding transcriptional regulator gives MGRNRTKSGKIRLAEVAELAGVSPITASRFFRNPEALSLAKRTRVESAARELGYVPNLAARALASQRTEVIGVLIPSLTNNVFSDVLRGIYDASENSRYSIQLSNTRYSILQEEKLLRLFLAQKPAGLIVTGIDQTTESRAMLDAADCPIVQIMEIGPNPIDMMIGFSHYDAARAAVAHLFAQGHRKIGFVGARMDPRVQRRLDGYVSAMKDAGLFDQRLVVTTATPTSVTLGGALFTDLLAREPGMDAVFCANDDLALGVLFECRRREIAIPEQIAIVGFNDLEFMASAVPTLTSVRTNRYEMGNTAASMLIDAIDGRRPEQPVLDLGFKVIERQSSSARRSDNRPAVSGGGVANKMVALPSGHD, from the coding sequence ATGGGTCGAAACCGCACCAAGTCAGGCAAAATCCGGCTGGCGGAAGTCGCCGAGCTCGCCGGCGTCAGCCCGATCACAGCGTCCCGCTTCTTCCGCAATCCCGAGGCGCTGTCGCTCGCCAAACGGACCCGGGTCGAGAGCGCAGCCAGGGAGCTCGGCTATGTACCGAACCTGGCGGCGCGCGCGTTGGCCTCGCAGCGCACCGAGGTGATCGGTGTCTTGATTCCGTCGCTGACCAATAACGTGTTCTCCGACGTGCTACGCGGCATCTACGACGCCTCCGAAAACAGCCGTTACTCGATCCAGTTGTCCAACACACGCTACAGTATTCTCCAGGAGGAGAAGCTGCTGCGGCTGTTTCTTGCGCAGAAGCCGGCCGGGCTGATCGTCACCGGCATCGACCAGACCACGGAATCGCGCGCAATGCTCGATGCCGCCGACTGCCCGATCGTGCAGATCATGGAGATCGGACCCAATCCGATCGACATGATGATCGGCTTTTCGCACTATGACGCAGCCCGTGCGGCGGTTGCGCATCTGTTCGCGCAAGGTCACCGCAAGATCGGTTTCGTCGGCGCACGGATGGATCCGCGGGTGCAGCGCCGGCTCGACGGATACGTCTCGGCCATGAAAGACGCCGGACTGTTCGACCAACGCCTCGTCGTCACCACGGCGACTCCGACCTCGGTAACGCTCGGAGGCGCCCTGTTCACCGATCTCCTGGCGCGGGAGCCCGGCATGGACGCGGTGTTCTGCGCCAATGACGACCTCGCGCTGGGTGTGCTGTTCGAATGCAGGCGCCGCGAGATCGCGATCCCCGAACAGATCGCGATCGTTGGCTTCAACGATCTCGAATTCATGGCCTCCGCCGTCCCGACTTTGACGAGCGTGCGCACCAACCGCTACGAGATGGGCAACACGGCCGCCAGCATGCTGATCGACGCGATCGACGGACGGCGTCCGGAGCAGCCGGTGCTCGATCTCGGCTTCAAGGTGATCGAGCGGCAAAGCTCGTCGGCCCGGCGTTCCGACAACCGGCCAGCCGTTTCAGGCGGGGGTGTTGCGAACAAAATGGTAGCGTTACCAAGTGGCCATGACTAG
- a CDS encoding IlvD/Edd family dehydratase, giving the protein MTKKPTNGHAPAGNGARRHLRSQEWFNNPHNPGMTALYMERYLNYGLTRAELQSGKPIIGIAQTGNDLSPCNRHHIELAHRVREGIREAGGIAMEFPTHPIQETGKRPTAALDRNLAYLGLVEILYGYPLDGVVLTTGCDKTTPACMMAAATVNLPAIVLSGGPMLNGWHNGERTGSGTIVWKSRERLAAGEIDYEEFMEIVASSAPSVGHCNTMGTASTMNGLAEALGFSLPGCAAIPAPYRERGQIAYETGKRIVDMVWEDLKPSDILTRKAFENCIVINSAIGGSTNAPIHINALARHIGVELSIDDWQKVGHDVPLLVNMQPAGFYLGEEFHRAGGVPAVVRELMKHKRIHEDAVTVNGRGIGENCANAPKPDNDVIWSYDKPLVKDAGFLVLKGNLFDSAIMKTSVISKEFRDRYLSNPTDLNAFEGRAIVFEGPEDYHERIDDPSLEIDERCVLFIRGTGPIGYPGGAEVVNMQPPAALIKRGIMSLPCIGDGRQSGTSGSPSILNASPEAAANGGLAILRNGDKVRVDLNKGSANILISDDEVKKRHAELAANGGFKHPPNQTPWQELYRNTVGQQSTGACMELATRYQNVAGTFGVARDNH; this is encoded by the coding sequence ATGACAAAAAAACCAACCAATGGGCATGCCCCCGCCGGCAACGGCGCTCGCCGCCACCTCCGCTCGCAGGAATGGTTCAACAATCCGCATAATCCGGGCATGACCGCGCTCTATATGGAGCGCTATTTGAACTACGGTCTCACCCGCGCCGAGCTCCAGTCCGGCAAACCGATCATCGGCATCGCGCAGACCGGCAACGACCTCTCCCCCTGCAACCGCCACCATATCGAGCTTGCCCATCGCGTCCGCGAAGGCATCCGCGAGGCCGGCGGCATTGCGATGGAATTCCCGACCCATCCGATCCAGGAGACCGGCAAGCGCCCGACCGCGGCGCTCGACCGCAACCTCGCTTATCTCGGCCTCGTCGAAATCCTCTACGGCTATCCGCTCGACGGCGTGGTGCTGACCACGGGCTGCGACAAGACCACGCCGGCCTGCATGATGGCGGCGGCGACCGTCAACCTGCCCGCGATCGTGCTGTCGGGCGGGCCGATGCTGAACGGCTGGCACAATGGCGAGCGCACCGGCTCCGGCACCATCGTCTGGAAATCGCGCGAGCGCCTCGCCGCCGGCGAGATTGACTATGAAGAATTCATGGAGATCGTGGCGTCATCGGCGCCCTCGGTCGGCCATTGCAACACCATGGGCACCGCTTCGACCATGAACGGGCTCGCGGAAGCGCTCGGCTTCTCGCTGCCGGGCTGTGCGGCGATCCCCGCCCCCTATCGCGAGCGCGGCCAGATCGCCTACGAGACGGGAAAACGCATCGTCGACATGGTCTGGGAAGACCTCAAGCCTTCGGACATCCTGACCCGCAAGGCGTTCGAGAACTGCATCGTGATCAATTCGGCGATCGGCGGCTCGACCAACGCACCGATCCACATTAACGCGCTGGCGCGCCACATCGGCGTCGAGCTCTCCATCGACGACTGGCAGAAGGTCGGCCACGACGTGCCGCTGCTGGTGAACATGCAGCCGGCCGGCTTCTATCTCGGCGAGGAATTCCACCGCGCCGGCGGCGTGCCGGCCGTGGTGCGCGAACTGATGAAGCACAAGCGCATCCACGAGGACGCGGTCACGGTCAACGGCCGCGGCATCGGCGAGAACTGCGCCAATGCGCCAAAACCCGACAACGACGTGATCTGGTCTTACGACAAGCCGCTGGTGAAGGACGCCGGCTTCCTGGTGCTGAAGGGCAATCTGTTCGATTCCGCGATCATGAAGACCAGCGTGATCTCCAAGGAGTTCCGCGATCGCTACCTCAGCAACCCGACCGATCTCAATGCATTCGAGGGCCGCGCCATCGTGTTCGAGGGTCCCGAGGACTATCACGAGCGGATCGACGATCCCTCACTCGAGATCGACGAGCGCTGCGTGCTGTTCATCCGCGGCACCGGCCCGATCGGCTATCCCGGCGGCGCCGAGGTCGTGAACATGCAGCCCCCTGCGGCGCTGATCAAGCGCGGCATCATGTCCCTGCCCTGCATCGGCGACGGCCGCCAGTCGGGCACCTCGGGCTCCCCTTCGATCCTCAATGCTTCGCCGGAAGCCGCCGCCAATGGCGGGCTCGCGATCCTCAGAAACGGCGACAAGGTACGCGTCGATCTGAACAAGGGCAGTGCCAACATTCTCATCTCCGACGACGAGGTGAAGAAGCGCCACGCCGAGCTGGCGGCGAATGGCGGCTTCAAGCATCCGCCGAACCAGACGCCGTGGCAGGAGCTTTATCGCAACACCGTCGGCCAGCAGTCGACCGGTGCCTGCATGGAGCTCGCTACGCGCTATCAGAACGTCGCCGGCACATTTGGCGTAGCGCGGGATAATCACTGA
- a CDS encoding SDR family oxidoreductase: MADRLKGKRAVITAAAAGIGRACAIAFAREGATVIATDINESGIASLAKEGIAETAKLDVRSTADVNAFAKRVGKVDILLNAAGFVHHGTILECSEEDFDFSFDLNVKSMHRTIRAFLPDMLAGGGGSIVNISSCAALRPPANRYVYSASKAAVSLLTRAVALDFITKGIRCNSICPGTVETPSMLDRAAAQGPQGKEMFVSRQKMGRLGTADEIASMAVYLGSDESAFTTGVDLVVDGGYML, from the coding sequence ATGGCAGACCGCCTCAAGGGAAAGCGCGCCGTCATCACGGCTGCAGCGGCAGGCATCGGGCGCGCATGCGCCATTGCATTCGCGCGTGAAGGCGCAACCGTCATCGCCACCGACATCAATGAGAGCGGCATCGCGAGCCTGGCTAAGGAAGGTATTGCCGAGACTGCGAAGCTCGACGTGCGCAGCACCGCCGACGTTAACGCCTTCGCCAAGCGCGTCGGCAAGGTCGACATCCTGCTCAACGCGGCGGGCTTCGTGCACCACGGCACCATCCTGGAGTGTTCGGAAGAGGATTTTGATTTCTCGTTCGACCTCAACGTCAAGTCGATGCACCGGACCATCAGGGCCTTCCTGCCGGACATGCTCGCGGGCGGCGGCGGCAGCATCGTCAACATCTCCTCCTGCGCGGCGCTGCGGCCACCGGCCAACCGTTACGTCTACAGCGCTTCGAAGGCAGCGGTGTCGCTGCTGACGCGCGCGGTCGCGCTCGACTTCATCACCAAGGGCATCCGCTGCAACAGCATCTGCCCGGGCACCGTCGAGACGCCTTCGATGCTCGACCGTGCCGCAGCGCAAGGGCCGCAGGGCAAGGAGATGTTCGTCTCCCGCCAGAAGATGGGCCGGCTCGGCACCGCCGACGAGATCGCATCCATGGCGGTCTATCTCGGCAGCGACGAGAGCGCCTTCACCACCGGTGTCGACCTCGTGGTCGACGGCGGCTACATGCTCTGA
- a CDS encoding SDR family NAD(P)-dependent oxidoreductase, translated as MNKIDLNGRVAIVTGGAQGFGRAIVQRFVASGAKVAIWDFDAALAEKTAKEIGDNTCVFKVDVTDTAAVEQARDATLAAFGKIDILVNNAGIAGVNKPVWETDLEEWRKVLRINLDGPFIVCKAIVPWMLKQKYGRIVNIASIAGKEGNPNASHYSASKAGLIALTKSLGKELAAHDILVNAVTPAAAKTAIFDQMTQQHIDFMLSKIPKARFVLVEELAAMVSWLASEDCAFSTGAVFDISGGRATY; from the coding sequence ATGAACAAGATCGATCTCAACGGCCGTGTCGCCATCGTCACCGGCGGCGCGCAGGGCTTTGGCCGCGCCATTGTTCAGCGCTTCGTCGCCTCCGGCGCCAAGGTCGCGATCTGGGATTTTGATGCAGCCCTGGCCGAGAAGACGGCAAAGGAAATCGGCGATAACACCTGCGTCTTCAAGGTCGACGTCACCGATACCGCGGCCGTCGAGCAGGCCCGCGACGCGACGCTGGCCGCCTTCGGCAAGATCGACATCCTCGTCAACAATGCCGGCATCGCCGGCGTCAACAAGCCGGTCTGGGAGACCGATCTCGAGGAATGGCGGAAAGTTCTGCGCATCAACCTCGACGGCCCTTTCATCGTCTGCAAGGCGATCGTGCCTTGGATGCTCAAGCAGAAGTACGGGCGCATCGTCAACATCGCCTCGATCGCCGGCAAGGAAGGCAATCCCAACGCCTCGCATTATTCGGCGTCCAAGGCCGGCCTGATCGCGCTGACCAAGTCGCTCGGCAAGGAATTGGCCGCACACGACATTCTCGTCAATGCGGTGACTCCCGCGGCTGCGAAGACGGCGATCTTCGACCAGATGACGCAGCAGCATATCGACTTCATGCTGTCGAAAATCCCGAAAGCGCGCTTTGTGCTGGTGGAAGAGCTAGCCGCGATGGTGAGCTGGCTCGCATCCGAGGACTGCGCGTTCTCGACCGGCGCCGTGTTCGACATCTCGGGTGGGCGGGCAACCTATTGA
- a CDS encoding GFA family protein, which yields MIREGGCLCGAVRFKAEGEPLNVRICHCRLCQKAMGSPYFARAQFDQRALTVEGDTERYASSENIDRVFCKRCGTRLFAWRRNGTLAGVALATFDDRNAFVPTEHIWVSEKMGWVTIEDGMIRYDGTIPT from the coding sequence ATGATCCGAGAAGGCGGATGTCTGTGCGGCGCGGTGCGGTTCAAGGCGGAGGGCGAGCCGCTCAACGTCCGCATCTGCCATTGCCGCCTCTGTCAGAAGGCGATGGGCTCGCCCTACTTCGCCCGCGCGCAATTCGACCAGCGCGCACTGACTGTCGAGGGCGACACCGAGCGCTATGCGTCGTCCGAGAACATCGACCGCGTGTTCTGTAAGCGCTGCGGCACGCGCCTGTTCGCCTGGCGGCGCAACGGCACGCTGGCTGGCGTTGCGCTGGCGACCTTCGACGATCGCAACGCGTTTGTGCCCACCGAGCACATCTGGGTCAGCGAAAAGATGGGCTGGGTGACGATCGAGGACGGCATGATCCGATATGACGGGACGATCCCGACGTAG
- a CDS encoding site-2 protease family protein: MNISLYDLSVWVLPLVLAITFHEAAHAFVAHRLGDDTAWQLGRVSFNPLRHIDPFGTLILPAMLLFAHSPFLFGYAKPMPVNFRKLNDPRLGMVWVALAGPATNILLALSAALALHALPWAPANSAQWIFDNLKNALLINAVLAVFNMMPIPPLDGGRVAVGLLPRPLALPLARLEPFGMLILIGLLILLPLAGSQFGLNLDVISAILRTLTGYVIQAVLILTGNT; the protein is encoded by the coding sequence GTGAACATTTCCTTGTATGACCTCTCGGTGTGGGTGCTGCCGCTGGTGCTCGCCATCACCTTCCACGAGGCTGCCCACGCCTTCGTCGCACATCGTCTCGGTGATGATACCGCATGGCAGCTCGGCCGTGTCAGCTTCAACCCGCTCCGCCACATCGACCCGTTCGGCACGCTGATATTGCCGGCGATGCTGCTGTTCGCGCATTCGCCATTCCTGTTCGGCTATGCCAAGCCTATGCCGGTGAATTTCCGCAAGCTCAACGACCCCAGACTCGGCATGGTCTGGGTGGCGCTGGCCGGGCCCGCCACCAACATCCTGCTGGCGCTGTCCGCAGCTCTTGCCCTGCACGCCCTGCCCTGGGCCCCAGCGAACTCGGCGCAATGGATCTTTGACAATCTCAAGAACGCACTGCTGATCAACGCGGTGCTGGCGGTGTTCAACATGATGCCGATCCCGCCGCTCGACGGCGGGCGCGTCGCGGTAGGGCTGCTGCCCCGGCCACTCGCCCTCCCGCTGGCGCGGCTCGAGCCGTTCGGGATGCTGATTCTGATCGGCTTGCTGATCCTGCTACCGCTGGCAGGCTCGCAGTTCGGTCTAAATCTTGATGTTATTTCAGCAATACTGCGAACGTTGACCGGTTATGTGATTCAGGCTGTTCTCATTCTGACCGGCAATACGTAG
- a CDS encoding energy transducer TonB — MSDESRPARTLWILAAMAALALHLGGAALALAHLRADDADDGLGAAGAEFAVEMASPKAPDTDLPPGPDSEAMQEQQALPEQKAETKETELPKDQSQQVDDPDRVVTENISKKPQDEDPKIAAVETPAAEASPKSVATARQTLDEDAREAEKALAPVLGIGKDILKLTADWNRKISAHLTAHKVNPEGKEPNNQKVKVSFAINRRGNVLSVDVVESSGDAAYDAAAISIVRKSDPIPQPPASLTDDRFERTVDIIFTPPDARKKKKTAQRQ; from the coding sequence ATGTCGGACGAGTCCAGACCAGCCCGGACGCTTTGGATTTTGGCAGCGATGGCGGCGCTCGCGCTCCATCTGGGCGGGGCCGCGCTCGCGTTGGCGCACCTGCGGGCCGATGACGCCGATGACGGCCTCGGCGCGGCCGGCGCGGAGTTCGCTGTCGAGATGGCCTCGCCGAAGGCGCCTGACACCGACCTTCCGCCGGGACCGGATAGTGAAGCGATGCAGGAGCAGCAGGCGCTTCCCGAGCAAAAGGCCGAGACCAAGGAAACCGAGCTTCCAAAGGATCAGTCGCAACAGGTCGACGATCCCGATCGGGTCGTCACCGAGAACATTTCGAAGAAGCCGCAGGACGAGGATCCGAAGATTGCGGCGGTCGAAACGCCCGCTGCGGAGGCCTCGCCGAAGTCCGTTGCGACGGCGCGGCAGACGCTCGACGAGGACGCGCGCGAGGCCGAGAAGGCACTGGCGCCCGTGCTGGGCATCGGCAAGGACATTCTAAAGCTCACGGCAGACTGGAATCGCAAGATTAGCGCGCACCTTACGGCCCACAAGGTCAATCCGGAAGGCAAGGAGCCCAACAATCAGAAAGTCAAGGTCAGCTTCGCGATCAACCGACGGGGCAACGTGCTTTCAGTCGACGTTGTCGAGTCGTCCGGGGATGCAGCTTACGATGCGGCCGCGATCTCGATTGTCCGCAAATCCGATCCCATCCCGCAGCCGCCTGCCAGCCTGACCGACGACCGGTTCGAGCGCACCGTCGACATCATCTTCACGCCGCCGGACGCAAGGAAAAAGAAGAAGACGGCTCAGCGCCAGTAG
- the exbD gene encoding TonB system transport protein ExbD, whose amino-acid sequence MGVSLADNDDDDDFGETHEINVTPFIDVILVLLIIFMVAAPLSTVDLPIDLPTSSATPQKKPDKPTYLSIKPDLTLAIGENPVHRAELIGTLDGLSDMSKDKYVFLRADRSVPYGELMGVMELLRSGGYSRVKLVALEGAPGAPAAGAAQP is encoded by the coding sequence ATGGGCGTTTCGCTCGCAGACAATGATGACGACGACGATTTCGGCGAAACGCATGAAATCAACGTCACGCCGTTCATCGACGTCATCCTGGTGCTGCTGATCATCTTCATGGTCGCAGCGCCGCTCTCGACCGTCGACCTGCCGATCGATCTGCCGACGTCGAGCGCGACGCCGCAGAAGAAGCCGGACAAGCCGACCTATCTCAGCATCAAGCCCGATTTGACGCTTGCCATCGGAGAGAACCCGGTCCACCGCGCCGAGTTGATCGGCACCCTCGACGGGCTGTCCGACATGAGCAAGGACAAGTACGTGTTCCTGCGCGCCGATCGCTCGGTGCCGTATGGCGAGTTGATGGGCGTCATGGAGCTGTTGCGCTCAGGCGGCTATTCGCGGGTGAAGCTGGTTGCGCTGGAAGGCGCTCCGGGGGCGCCCGCGGCAGGCGCCGCTCAGCCTTAG